One window of the Amycolatopsis mediterranei genome contains the following:
- a CDS encoding NAD(P)H-dependent flavin oxidoreductase — MRTPLCDRLGIDLPIVGFTPSEHVAAALSRAGGLGVLGCVRFNDAAELDRVLTWMDENTGGKPYGVDIVMPAKVPAEGTQVDLAKLIPDGHRAFVDRVLKELSVPPLPDDTDERAGVLGWLHSVARSHVEVALNHPIKLIANALGSPPVDVIGQCHDKGVPVAALAGKAEHAVRHVENGVDFVVAQGYEAGGHTGEIASMVLVPEIVDAVDVPVLAAGGIGSGRQMAAALALGASGVWMGSMWLATEEYLQTMGESVAMQQALVAASSSDTVRTRIYTGKPARLLKTRWTEAWAAPDAPEPLPMPLQNLLVSPAHNRIHAANDPSVVSMPVGQIVGRMNAVRPVADVVAELVSGYEEALSRLDKTR, encoded by the coding sequence GTGCGGACACCCCTGTGCGACCGGCTCGGCATCGACCTGCCGATCGTCGGGTTCACCCCGTCGGAGCACGTCGCCGCGGCCCTCAGCCGCGCCGGCGGGCTCGGCGTGCTCGGTTGCGTGCGGTTCAACGACGCCGCCGAGCTCGACCGGGTGCTCACCTGGATGGACGAGAACACCGGCGGGAAACCGTACGGCGTCGACATCGTCATGCCGGCCAAGGTGCCCGCCGAGGGCACCCAGGTCGACCTGGCGAAGCTCATCCCGGACGGGCACCGCGCGTTCGTCGACCGCGTCCTGAAGGAGCTCTCGGTCCCGCCCCTGCCGGACGACACCGACGAGCGCGCGGGCGTGCTCGGCTGGCTGCACTCGGTCGCCCGCTCGCACGTCGAGGTCGCGCTGAACCACCCGATCAAGCTGATCGCCAACGCGCTCGGCTCGCCGCCGGTGGACGTGATCGGCCAGTGCCACGACAAGGGTGTCCCGGTCGCGGCGCTCGCCGGGAAGGCCGAGCACGCCGTGCGGCACGTCGAGAACGGCGTCGACTTCGTGGTGGCGCAGGGCTACGAAGCCGGCGGGCACACCGGCGAGATCGCGTCCATGGTGCTGGTGCCGGAGATCGTCGACGCGGTCGACGTGCCGGTGCTCGCCGCGGGCGGAATCGGTTCCGGCCGCCAGATGGCCGCGGCGCTCGCCCTCGGCGCGTCCGGCGTCTGGATGGGGTCGATGTGGCTGGCCACCGAGGAGTACCTGCAGACGATGGGCGAATCGGTGGCGATGCAGCAGGCGCTCGTCGCGGCTTCGTCGTCGGACACCGTGCGGACGCGGATCTACACCGGCAAGCCGGCCCGGCTGCTGAAGACCCGGTGGACCGAGGCGTGGGCCGCGCCGGACGCGCCCGAGCCGCTGCCGATGCCGCTGCAGAACCTGCTGGTTTCCCCGGCCCACAACCGGATCCACGCGGCGAACGACCCGAGCGTGGTGTCGATGCCGGTCGGGCAGATCGTCGGGCGGATGAACGCGGTGCGGCCGGTCGCCGACGTCGTCGCGGAACTGGTGAGCGGCTACGAAGAAGCGTTGTCCCGCTTGGACAAGACCCGCTGA
- a CDS encoding S1 family peptidase codes for MAPKRWFTLLRNATVTLAAVAAAASFATPAIATAAQPPSTDVVGGTRAAQGEFPFMVRLSMGCGGALYTKQIVLTAAHCVSRTGSNTSITATVGVVDLQSSSAQKIRSTYVYQSPTYGSSTGGDWALIKLASPVSGLATMPIATTSAYNTGTFTVAGWGAAREGGAQQRYLLKATVPFVDDATCAAQGGSYPDLIPSAEICAGNLASGGVDTCQGDSGGPMFRRDNNNAWIQVGIVSWGDGCARAHAPGVYTEVSTFASKIAAAAATL; via the coding sequence TTGGCTCCCAAGCGCTGGTTCACCCTGCTCAGAAACGCCACCGTAACACTGGCCGCGGTCGCCGCGGCCGCGTCGTTCGCCACCCCCGCGATCGCCACCGCCGCCCAGCCGCCGTCCACCGACGTCGTCGGCGGCACCCGGGCCGCCCAGGGCGAATTCCCGTTCATGGTCCGGCTTTCCATGGGCTGCGGCGGGGCGCTGTACACCAAGCAGATCGTCCTGACCGCGGCGCACTGCGTCAGCCGCACGGGCTCGAACACCTCGATCACCGCCACCGTCGGCGTGGTCGACCTGCAGAGCTCCAGCGCGCAGAAGATCCGCTCGACCTACGTCTACCAGTCCCCCACCTACGGCTCCTCGACCGGCGGTGACTGGGCGCTGATCAAGCTGGCCAGCCCGGTGAGCGGGCTGGCGACGATGCCGATCGCGACGACCAGCGCGTACAACACCGGCACGTTCACCGTCGCCGGCTGGGGTGCGGCCCGCGAAGGCGGCGCGCAGCAGCGGTACCTGCTCAAGGCGACGGTCCCGTTCGTCGACGACGCCACCTGCGCCGCCCAGGGCGGCAGCTACCCCGACCTCATCCCGAGCGCGGAGATCTGCGCGGGCAACCTCGCCTCCGGCGGCGTCGACACCTGCCAGGGCGACTCCGGCGGCCCGATGTTCCGCCGGGACAACAACAACGCCTGGATCCAGGTCGGCATCGTCAGCTGGGGTGACGGCTGCGCCCGGGCGCACGCCCCCGGCGTCTACACCGAGGTGAGCACGTTCGCGTCGAAGATCGCCGCGGCCGCCGCCACGCTGTAA
- a CDS encoding APC family permease, whose product MPPTSLTRRLGLADAVFLGLGSMIGAGVFAAFAPAARAAGAGLLIALVLAAVVAYCNAMSSARLAAIYPESGGTYVYGRERLGEFWGYLAGWGFITGKTASCAAMTLTVVAYAAPGLGQPWRSLLAVAVVAALTAVNYFGVHRSALATRVIVSCTLLVLTASGVAMAAGPSGGGPLVAWPGGGGVLEAAGLLFFAFAGYARLATLGEEVRDPARTIPRAIPLALGITLVVYAALAVLLLVRLGPAALAASPDPIAAAVPGWLAPVVRVGAAVAALGSLLALILGVSRTTLAMSRDGHLPRFLAAVHPRYRVPHRAELAVGLVVAVLAATIDLRAAIGFSSFAVLTYYAIANAAALTLRGKALPVAVLGLAGCVVLAFSLPLPSVLAGCAALVLGCVAYGVRRIRR is encoded by the coding sequence ATGCCCCCGACTTCCCTCACCCGGCGGCTCGGCCTCGCCGACGCCGTTTTCCTCGGCCTGGGCTCGATGATCGGGGCCGGCGTGTTCGCCGCGTTCGCCCCCGCGGCGCGGGCGGCGGGGGCCGGATTGCTCATCGCATTGGTCCTCGCGGCGGTGGTCGCTTACTGCAATGCGATGTCGTCGGCGCGGCTCGCCGCGATTTACCCGGAATCCGGCGGCACCTACGTTTACGGCCGGGAAAGGCTCGGTGAATTCTGGGGCTACCTCGCCGGGTGGGGATTCATCACCGGGAAGACGGCCAGCTGCGCCGCGATGACGCTGACCGTCGTCGCCTACGCCGCGCCCGGGCTCGGGCAGCCGTGGCGAAGCCTGCTCGCCGTCGCGGTGGTCGCCGCGCTCACCGCCGTCAACTACTTCGGCGTGCACCGGTCGGCGCTCGCCACCCGGGTGATCGTGTCGTGCACCCTGCTCGTGCTCACGGCGTCGGGAGTGGCGATGGCCGCCGGGCCGTCCGGCGGCGGCCCGCTCGTCGCCTGGCCGGGTGGCGGGGGCGTGCTCGAAGCGGCCGGGCTGCTCTTCTTCGCCTTCGCCGGGTACGCGCGGCTCGCCACCCTCGGCGAGGAGGTCCGCGACCCGGCCCGCACCATCCCGCGCGCCATCCCGCTGGCCCTCGGCATCACCCTCGTGGTCTACGCCGCGCTGGCGGTGCTGCTGCTCGTCCGGCTCGGCCCCGCCGCGCTCGCCGCGAGCCCGGACCCGATCGCCGCGGCCGTCCCGGGGTGGCTCGCCCCGGTCGTCCGGGTGGGCGCGGCCGTCGCCGCGCTCGGCTCGCTGCTCGCGCTCATCCTCGGCGTCTCGCGCACGACGCTGGCGATGAGCCGCGACGGCCACCTCCCCCGCTTCCTCGCCGCCGTGCACCCGCGCTACCGGGTACCGCACCGGGCGGAGCTCGCCGTCGGGCTCGTCGTCGCCGTGCTCGCCGCGACGATCGACCTGCGCGCCGCGATCGGCTTCTCGTCCTTCGCCGTCCTGACGTACTACGCGATCGCCAACGCCGCCGCCCTCACGCTGCGCGGGAAGGCCCTGCCGGTCGCCGTCCTCGGCCTCGCCGGGTGCGTGGTGCTCGCCTTCAGCCTGCCGCTGCCGTCGGTGCTCGCGGGCTGCGCCGCGTTGGTGCTGGGCTGTGTGGCCTACGGCGTCCGGCGGATCCGCCGGTGA
- a CDS encoding GntR family transcriptional regulator, with amino-acid sequence MPAPSRHSRLSADGPVLDGIPEHGRVPRYYAVKVELLAVIAELGEGAVLPTERELCERFEVSRATVRQAVGELVLEGRLSRRQGSGTYIAGPKLVQPLATESRRRPDIRPGRRAITLERRVAGSALGADLQVPSDAEVFHLERVLLAGEERVGLESTYLLASRCPDLLDVFTPEQPLSEQLGVEPAGAEERVETVLATPREALLIGTNPALPMLLTHRISWGSDGVPFERVRSLYRGDRLSFTTRLGRAAAHR; translated from the coding sequence GTGCCTGCCCCTTCGCGCCATTCCCGCCTGTCCGCCGACGGTCCCGTCCTCGACGGGATTCCCGAACACGGCCGCGTCCCGCGTTACTACGCGGTCAAGGTCGAACTGCTGGCGGTGATCGCGGAACTCGGCGAAGGTGCGGTACTGCCCACGGAACGGGAATTGTGCGAACGGTTCGAAGTGTCGAGGGCGACGGTACGGCAGGCGGTCGGGGAGCTGGTGCTCGAGGGCAGGCTCAGCCGCCGCCAGGGGAGCGGCACGTACATCGCCGGCCCGAAGCTCGTCCAGCCGCTGGCCACGGAGAGCCGGCGGCGGCCGGACATCCGGCCGGGCCGCCGCGCGATCACCCTGGAGCGGCGCGTGGCCGGCAGCGCACTGGGCGCCGACCTGCAGGTGCCGTCGGACGCCGAGGTGTTCCACCTCGAGCGGGTCCTCCTGGCCGGCGAGGAGCGCGTCGGGCTCGAGTCGACATATCTCCTGGCGTCGCGGTGCCCGGACCTGCTCGACGTGTTCACCCCGGAGCAACCGTTGAGCGAGCAGCTCGGCGTGGAGCCCGCGGGGGCGGAGGAGCGGGTCGAAACGGTGCTCGCCACGCCGCGCGAGGCGTTGCTGATCGGGACGAACCCGGCGCTGCCGATGCTGCTGACCCACCGGATCTCGTGGGGCTCGGACGGAGTGCCGTTCGAACGGGTGCGGTCGCTCTACCGCGGCGACCGGCTGAGCTTCACGACCCGCCTGGGCCGCGCCGCCGCCCATCGGTGA
- a CDS encoding fumarate hydratase — translation MPSTTFQHTEVLPLGKDTTTEYRLVTDEGVETVEAAGRTFLKIAPEALTTLARTAITDIQHLLRTSHLQQLRAIVDDPEASGNDRFVAMDLLRNAAISAGGVLPMCQDTGTAIVIGKRGEGVLTGGDDERALSRGIFDAYQQLNLRYSQMAPVNFWDERNTGTNLPAQIELYHKDGQADPAYEFLFMAKGGGSANKTFLYQETKAVLNPKRLARFLDEKLRSLGTAACPPYHLAIVVGGMSAEFNLKVAKLASARYLDTLPQEGSDLGHAFRDPDLEQQVLEMTRQFGIGAQFGGKYFCHDVRVIRLPRHGASCPVGIAVSCSADRQAKAKITADGVFIEQLERDPARFLPDVTEEDLSDDVVAVDLNRPMAEIRAQLSQLPVKTRLSLTGPLVVARDIAHAKIAERLDAGEEMPGYLKDHPVYYAGPAKTPEGYASGSFGPTTAGRMDSYVEQFQAAGGSLVMLAKGNRSKQVTSACQAHGGFYLGSIGGPAARLAQDCIKKVDVLEYAELGMEAVWKIEVEDFPAFIVIDDKGNDFFASTGDPVLQISFR, via the coding sequence GTGCCGTCCACCACGTTTCAGCACACCGAAGTCCTCCCGCTGGGCAAGGACACCACCACCGAATACCGGTTGGTCACCGACGAGGGCGTCGAGACCGTCGAGGCCGCCGGGCGGACGTTCCTGAAGATCGCCCCGGAAGCGCTCACCACCCTCGCGCGCACCGCCATCACCGACATCCAGCACCTGTTGCGCACGTCACACCTGCAGCAGCTGCGCGCCATCGTCGATGACCCCGAAGCGAGTGGCAACGACCGGTTCGTCGCCATGGACCTGCTGCGCAACGCCGCCATCTCCGCCGGTGGCGTCCTCCCCATGTGCCAGGACACCGGGACCGCCATCGTCATCGGCAAGCGCGGCGAAGGGGTGCTCACCGGCGGTGACGACGAGCGCGCCCTCTCGCGGGGCATCTTCGACGCCTACCAGCAGCTGAACCTGCGGTACTCGCAGATGGCGCCGGTCAACTTCTGGGACGAGCGCAACACCGGGACCAACCTGCCCGCGCAGATCGAGCTCTACCACAAAGACGGCCAAGCGGACCCGGCCTACGAGTTCCTCTTCATGGCCAAGGGCGGCGGCAGCGCCAACAAGACGTTCCTCTACCAGGAGACCAAGGCTGTCCTGAACCCGAAGCGGCTCGCGCGCTTCCTCGACGAGAAGCTGCGCAGCCTCGGCACCGCCGCCTGCCCGCCCTACCACCTCGCGATCGTCGTCGGCGGGATGTCCGCCGAGTTCAACCTGAAGGTCGCGAAGCTCGCCTCGGCGCGCTACCTCGACACCCTGCCGCAGGAGGGCTCCGACCTCGGCCACGCCTTCCGCGACCCGGACCTCGAGCAGCAGGTGCTGGAGATGACCCGGCAGTTCGGCATCGGCGCGCAGTTCGGCGGCAAGTACTTCTGCCACGACGTCCGCGTCATCCGGCTCCCCCGCCACGGTGCCAGTTGCCCGGTCGGCATCGCCGTCTCCTGCTCCGCCGATCGCCAGGCCAAGGCCAAGATCACCGCCGACGGGGTGTTCATCGAACAGCTCGAGCGCGACCCGGCACGCTTCCTGCCCGACGTCACCGAGGAAGACCTCTCCGACGACGTCGTCGCCGTCGACCTCAACCGGCCGATGGCCGAGATCCGCGCGCAGCTCTCGCAGCTGCCGGTCAAGACACGGCTTTCGCTCACCGGGCCGCTGGTCGTCGCGCGCGACATCGCGCACGCCAAGATCGCCGAGCGCCTCGACGCCGGTGAGGAGATGCCGGGCTACCTGAAGGACCACCCGGTCTACTACGCGGGCCCGGCGAAGACGCCCGAGGGCTACGCGTCCGGTTCGTTCGGCCCGACCACGGCCGGGCGGATGGACTCCTACGTCGAGCAGTTCCAGGCCGCCGGCGGCTCACTCGTCATGCTGGCCAAGGGAAACCGCTCGAAGCAGGTGACCTCCGCGTGCCAGGCGCACGGCGGGTTCTACCTCGGTTCGATCGGCGGCCCGGCGGCGCGGCTCGCGCAGGACTGCATCAAGAAGGTCGACGTCCTCGAGTACGCCGAGCTCGGCATGGAAGCCGTCTGGAAGATCGAGGTCGAGGACTTCCCGGCGTTCATCGTCATCGACGACAAGGGCAACGACTTCTTCGCCAGCACCGGCGATCCGGTGCTGCAGATCAGTTTCCGTTAG
- a CDS encoding sigma-70 family RNA polymerase sigma factor, whose translation MSVQTLERESRGIRERIPAQTTEEPSMSLGALTDADLDAQSPAADLVRVYLNGIGKTALLSAADEVELAKRIEAGVFAQHMLDTGENLTTKRRTELAALVRDGHVAKNHLLEANLRLVVSLAKRYTGRGMPLLDLIQEGNLGLIRAVEKFDYSKGFKFSTYATWWIRQAITRGMADQGRTIRLPVHLVEQVNKLARIKRDLHQQLGRDATHEELAAESGIPAHKISDLLDHSRDPVSLDMPVGTEEDAPLGDFIEDSEATDAESAVISGLLQDDLRRVLATLDDREQHVIRLRYGLDDGQPRTLDQIGKHFGLSRERVRQIEREVMSKLRQGERADRLRAYAS comes from the coding sequence ATGTCAGTCCAGACTCTCGAACGCGAGTCGCGCGGGATTCGCGAGCGTATCCCGGCTCAGACGACCGAGGAGCCGTCGATGAGCCTGGGGGCGCTCACCGACGCCGACCTCGACGCCCAGAGCCCCGCCGCCGACCTCGTGCGTGTCTACCTCAACGGTATCGGCAAGACGGCCCTGCTGTCCGCGGCCGACGAGGTCGAGCTGGCCAAGCGCATCGAAGCCGGCGTGTTCGCCCAGCACATGCTGGACACCGGGGAGAACCTCACCACCAAGCGCCGCACCGAGCTGGCCGCGCTGGTCCGCGACGGCCACGTGGCCAAGAACCACCTGCTGGAGGCCAACCTCCGCCTCGTGGTCTCGCTCGCCAAGCGCTACACCGGCCGGGGCATGCCGCTGCTGGACCTGATCCAGGAGGGGAACCTGGGTCTGATCCGCGCGGTGGAGAAGTTCGACTACTCCAAGGGGTTCAAGTTCTCGACCTACGCCACCTGGTGGATCCGGCAGGCCATCACCCGGGGCATGGCCGACCAGGGCCGCACCATCCGGCTGCCTGTCCACCTGGTGGAACAGGTCAACAAGCTGGCCCGCATCAAGCGCGACCTGCACCAGCAGCTCGGCCGCGACGCGACGCACGAGGAGCTGGCGGCCGAGTCGGGCATCCCGGCGCACAAGATCTCGGACCTGCTCGACCACTCGCGTGACCCGGTAAGCCTGGACATGCCGGTCGGCACCGAGGAGGACGCCCCGCTGGGCGACTTCATCGAGGACTCCGAGGCCACCGACGCCGAGAGCGCCGTGATCTCGGGCCTGCTGCAGGACGACCTGCGCCGTGTCCTGGCGACGCTGGACGACCGCGAGCAGCACGTGATCCGCCTGCGCTACGGCCTCGACGACGGCCAGCCGCGCACGCTCGACCAGATCGGCAAGCACTTCGGGCTGTCCCGCGAGCGCGTCCGCCAGATCGAGCGCGAGGTCATGTCGAAGCTGCGCCAGGGCGAGCGCGCGGACCGGCTCCGCGCCTACGCGAGCTGA
- the dtd gene encoding D-aminoacyl-tRNA deacylase: MRAVAARVTRADVTVDGAVAGAITEPGLLVLLGIHVGDDAAKAATMARKLHELRVLRDEESCATANAPLLVVSQFTLYGDTKKGRRPSWTQAARPEVAEPLVDAVVAELRGRGATVATGRFGAMMAVSSVNDGPFTVLVEV; the protein is encoded by the coding sequence GTGAGGGCGGTCGCGGCCCGCGTCACGCGGGCGGACGTGACCGTCGACGGCGCGGTCGCCGGGGCGATCACCGAGCCGGGTTTGCTTGTGCTGCTGGGAATTCACGTCGGCGACGACGCCGCGAAGGCCGCCACGATGGCTCGCAAACTGCACGAACTGCGGGTGCTGCGCGACGAGGAATCATGCGCCACGGCGAATGCCCCGCTGCTCGTGGTGAGCCAGTTCACGCTCTACGGCGACACGAAGAAAGGGCGGCGGCCGTCGTGGACGCAGGCCGCCCGGCCGGAGGTCGCGGAGCCGTTGGTGGACGCCGTCGTGGCCGAGCTGCGCGGTCGCGGGGCCACGGTGGCGACGGGCCGTTTCGGGGCCATGATGGCGGTCTCCAGCGTGAACGACGGTCCGTTCACGGTTCTCGTAGAGGTCTAG